Within Candidatus Babeliales bacterium, the genomic segment ATAGTATAGGTATCTTGTGAGTGAGTCTGCAATACATTGGCTGATTTGCATAAAATAAGAAAGGGTCTTATGAGCGAAATGAATGAACAATTACACAATTTGCGACATTCCGCAGCGCATTTGCTTGCGCATGCAGTTACGGAATTATTTCCAGGTACTAAAATGACCATAGGACCCGTAACCGAGACCGGCTTTTTTTATGACTTCTTGCCAACAACAAATTTTAAAGAAGAAGATTTGCCGCGTATTGAAGCAAGAATGCGTGAGCTTGCAAAAAAAGATTACAAAATTGTTGGTGGCCAAGTACCAAAAGCTGAGGCGCGTGAGCGTTTTAACGATAACCAGTTTAAACTTGAACTTATCGATGAAATTCCTGGCGACACAGTAGGTATTTATAGTCAGGGCGATTTTTATGATCTGTGTCGCGGTGGGCATACTTCTTCAACGGGAGACGTTAAGCATTTTCAGTTGACTAGCATTTCTGGTTCGTATTGGCGTGCTAATCGCGAAGGTGTTGCGCTTCAAAGAATTTCTGGTATTGCGTTTGAAACCAAAGAAGATTTAGATGCTTATTTGCAGCGTCTTGAAGAAGTTAAAATGTATGATCACCGTCGTTTGGGCAAAGAGCTTGATCTTTTCTCATTCCACGAAGAAGCACCGGGAATGCCATTTTTCCATCACAAAGGACTCTTGGTCTACAACAAGCTGATCGAATTTATTCGCTCGTTGTTGCGCAAAGATAACCAAGAGATTCGTACGCCGCTCATGATGGCAGAAGATTTATGGAAGACTTCTGGGCATTATGATTTTTATAAAGATAAGATGTATTTTTGCACAATTGACGAGCAAACTGACTGCGTGCGGCCTATGAACTGCCCTGGTTCTATCTTGATTTATAAAGAGCGTCCACGCTCATACCGCGAGTTACCATTGCGCTTGGCTGAGTTTGGTTATGTGCATCGCTACGAGCTTTCTGGCGTGTTGCACGGTTTGTTTAGAGTGCGTGCGTTTACCATTGATGACGGTCATATTTATTGCACCATCGATCAAGTTGGGGACGAAGTGTTAAAAGTGTTGGCATTGGCTGACAAAGTGTACCGTGCCTTTAACTTTTCAAAAATCAAAATAGCAATTTCTACGCGCCCAGAAAAATATATGGGTGATGATCAAGATTTTGAAAAAGCAACTAATTCACTCAAAAGTGCGCTTGACCGTACCGGTGTGGCGTACATAATTCAAGAAGGCGAGGGCGCTTTTTACGGCCCCAAAATAGAAATTGTGATTGAAGATAGCATGGGCCGTGAATGGCAGTGTGGCACTGTTCAAGTCGATTTTACCTTGCCGACCAACTTTGATCTTGAGTACATTGCTTCCGATCAGTCAAAAAAACGTCCGGTTATTGTACATCGTGCTATTTTAGGTTCTATTGAGCGCTTTTTGGGCATGGTGCTGGAGCATTGCAAAGGACGTTTGCCATTTTGGATTGCGCCGGTACAAGCACGTATT encodes:
- the thrS gene encoding threonine--tRNA ligase; translated protein: MSEMNEQLHNLRHSAAHLLAHAVTELFPGTKMTIGPVTETGFFYDFLPTTNFKEEDLPRIEARMRELAKKDYKIVGGQVPKAEARERFNDNQFKLELIDEIPGDTVGIYSQGDFYDLCRGGHTSSTGDVKHFQLTSISGSYWRANREGVALQRISGIAFETKEDLDAYLQRLEEVKMYDHRRLGKELDLFSFHEEAPGMPFFHHKGLLVYNKLIEFIRSLLRKDNQEIRTPLMMAEDLWKTSGHYDFYKDKMYFCTIDEQTDCVRPMNCPGSILIYKERPRSYRELPLRLAEFGYVHRYELSGVLHGLFRVRAFTIDDGHIYCTIDQVGDEVLKVLALADKVYRAFNFSKIKIAISTRPEKYMGDDQDFEKATNSLKSALDRTGVAYIIQEGEGAFYGPKIEIVIEDSMGREWQCGTVQVDFTLPTNFDLEYIASDQSKKRPVIVHRAILGSIERFLGMVLEHCKGRLPFWIAPVQARILMITDHQSAYATSLYEQLTAHGLRVEIDTSGDKISAQIRRAQMDKVPWMLVLGKKEEEQKTVTLRLADGQQQGDLTVHDLCAKADALNAEQSA